From a region of the Solanum stenotomum isolate F172 chromosome 2, ASM1918654v1, whole genome shotgun sequence genome:
- the LOC125856181 gene encoding alkane hydroxylase MAH1-like: protein MAFNFLVLASIGYIEIFVAIFFFFVLVFEGKGDFGWKWPFFGEFPSLLFHINTIHQSLTILFSRIGATALVKGPCFANMDILGTVDPKNVHYIMSANFQNFQKGPEFKKIFDVLGDGIFNADFDLWKNQRKIAKTLITHHTFHNILVKTSCDMVKNGLVPVLEFMAKEGRVFDLQDVFQRFTFDTTCILVTGFDPGSLSIDLNNIAFMKAMNDAGEVMVIRNLLPQCVWKLQKWLEIGPEKKLRDAREVIDQVIGTYLSMKRDELRAKEEKMNEKEEEEGVDLLASYIANDDGEIKTGLMFDDKFLRDTILNFMIAGRDTTSSGLTWFIWLVVTHPEIEKKIREELKAIISLGEEGEKQRLFKGGELKNAIYLHAALCESLRLYPPVPFQLKTPQEPDVLPSGHRVHPKMRVMVILYVMGRMESVWGKDALEFKPERWISERGTVKHEPSYKFFSFNAGPRICLGKEVAFTQMKAVAAAIIHNFHVEIVKGHEVCPNVSVILYMKHGFKVRIRNRWTETFFGAPSFHFLLNELSKTHLKYFVFFEFHV, encoded by the coding sequence ATGGCTTTCAATTTTCTAGTATTAGCCTCAATAGGTTACATTGAAATATTTGtagcaatttttttcttttttgtgttgGTTTTTGAAGGAAAGGGTGATTTTGGGTGGAAATGGCCATTTTTTGGAGAATTCCCAAGCCTTTTATTCCATATAAACACAATCCACCAAAGCcttacaatattattttcaagaattGGAGCTACTGCCTTAGTAAAAGGTCCATGTTTTGCAAATATGGACATTTTAGGGACAGTGGATCCTAAAAATGTACATTATATTATGAGtgcaaatttccaaaattttcaaaaagggCCAGAATtcaagaagatttttgatgttttaggTGATGGAATTTTCAATGCTGACTTTGATTTGTGGAAGAATCAAAGGAAAATTGCTAAAACATTGATCACACATCATACATTTCAcaatattttagtgaaaacTAGCTGTGACATGGTGAAAAATGGACTTGTCCCGGTCCTCGAATTCATGGCTAAAGAAGGTAGAGTTTTCGATTTACAAGACGTTTTTCAGAGATTCACGTTTGATACGACTTGTATATTAGTGACAGGGTTCGATCCTGGCTCCCTCTCTATCGATCTTAACAACATCGCCTTCATGAAAGCAATGAATGACGCGGGAGAGGTCATGGTCATACGTAATTTGTTGCCACAATGTGTTTGGAAGTTGCAAAAATGGCTTGAAATTGGGCCTGAAAAGAAATTACGCGATGCTAGGGAAGTCATTGACCAAGTTATAGGTACGTATCTATCAATGAAACGCGATGAATTGAGagctaaagaagaaaaaatgaacgaaaaagaagaggaggagggTGTTGATTTATTAGCATCATACATAGCTAATGATGATGGAGAAATAAAAACAGGGCTAATGTTTGATGACAAATTTTTGAGGGATACCATATTGAACTTTATGATCGCGGGGCGTGACACAACTAGCTCAGGACTTACATGGTTCATCTGGCTAGTTGTGACACACCCCGAGATTGAGAAGAAAATAAGGGAAGAACTCAAGGCAATCATCTCGTTGGGAGAAGAAGGCGAAAAACAAAGACTTTTTAAGGGGGGCGAATTAAaaaatgcaatatatttacACGCTGCATTGTGTGAATCGTTAAGGCTATATCCCCCCGTTCCGTTTCAACTAAAGACTCCGCAAGAACCCGATGTTCTCCCGAGTGGACACCGTGTTCATCCCAAGATGAGAGTGATGGTTATTTTGTACGTGATGGGGAGGATGGAATCGGTATGGGGAAAAGATGCATTGGAGTTCAAGCCAGAGAGATGGATTTCAGAACGAGGAACAGTGAAACATGAGCCATCTTACAAGTTCTTTTCTTTCAATGCAGGACCAAGGATTTGTTTAGGGAAAGAAGTGGCTTTCACACAAATGAAAGCTGTGGCTGCTGCTATTATCCATAATTTTCATGTTGAAATAGTGAAAGGTCATGAGGTTTGTCCTAATGTATCTGTTATCCTCTACATGAAACATGGATTTAAAGTTAGGATTAGGAATAGGTGGACAGAAACATTTTTTGGTGCTccctcttttcattttcttctaaaCGAACTgtcaaaaacacatctaaagtattttgttttttttgagtttcatgtCTGA
- the LOC125854656 gene encoding alkane hydroxylase MAH1-like, producing the protein MALIGLGYIEIFLGLFCFLLFYCFRHSNYPINFPIFGMLPGLLYNIQQIHERCTMSMRASGGTFLFKGLWFANMDTLTTVDPANVHYIMSANFMNFPKGPKFKEIFDVLGNGIFNADLDMWKVQRKMTRALITHHEFYKFLVKTSRDKVEKGLIPVIDHVCNKGCVVDLQDLFQRFTFDTTCILVTGYDPGCVSIDFPDVPFSKAMDDAEEAILFRHALPEIVWKLQRWLRIGEEKKMINAQEVLDYTIDKYISKKREDLKEGDDLKESEEGFDLLTFYLKDEKSLGVKCDDKFLRDNILNLMIAGRDTTSSALTWFIWLVSTNPQVEKKIRDEINFVIPNEEVENFRLFNVQELNKLVYLHGALCDSLRLYPPVPFQHKEPLEEDILPSGHNVHPKLKIMFSLYAMARMESIWGEDCLEFKPERWISERGTIKHEPSYKFLAFNAGPRTCLGKEVAFTQMKAVAAAIIHNYQVELVKGHIVEPNASIILYMRHGFKVRINKRWT; encoded by the coding sequence atggcaCTAATAGGCTTAGGCTACATTGAAATTTTCCTAGGTTTGttctgttttcttttgttttattgctttagaCATTCAAATTATCCAataaattttccaatttttggTATGTTACCAGGGTTACTTTACAACATACAACAAATTCATGAAAGGTGCACTATGTCAATGAGAGCCTCAGGGGGCACATTTTTATTCAAAGGTCTATGGTTTGCAAATATGGACACATTAACAACAGTTGATCCAGCTAATGTTCATTATATCATGAGTGcaaatttcatgaattttcCTAAAGGTCCTAAATTTAAAGAGATATTTGATGTTTTAGGTAATGGTATATTCAACGCGGATTTGGATATGTGGAAGGTTCAGAGGAAGATGACGCGTGCCCTCATAACTCATCATGAGTTCTACAAGTTTTTAGTCAAGACTAGTCGCGATAAGGTGGAGAAAGGACTAATTCCGGTTATTGATCATGTTTGTAACAAGGGTTGTGTTGTGGATTTGCAAGATTTGTTTCAAAGGTTCACTTTTGACACAACTTGTATATTGGTTACTGGATATGATCCTGGATGTGTATCGATAGATTTCCCTGATGTTCCCTTCTCGAAAGCAATGGATGATGCTGAAGAAGCTATTCTTTTTCGTCATGCATTGCCTGAGATTGTTTGGAAGTTGCAAAGATGGCTTAGAAttggagaagaaaagaagatgattaATGCTCAGGAGGTATTGGACTATACTATAGATAAATACATTTCCAAGAAGCGCGAAGATTTGAAGGAAGGAGACGATTTGAAAGAAAGTGAAGAGGGATTCGATCTCTTGACATTTTACCTAAAGGATGAAAAAAGTTTGGGAGTTAAATGTGATGACAAGTTCTTGAGGGACAATATATTGAATCTTATGATAGCAGGGCGCGACACGACTAGCTCTGCTCTCACATGGTTTATTTGGCTTGTGTCAACAAATCCACAAGTGGAAAAAAAGATTAGGGATGAAATCAACTTTGTTATCCCTaatgaagaagttgaaaacTTTAGGCTTTTTAATGTTCAAGAATTGAACAAACTTGTTTACTTACATGGTGCATTGTGTGATTCACTAAGGCTATATCCACCGGTGCCATTCCAACACAAGGAGCCTCTTGAGGAAGACATACTCCCAAGTGGACACAACGTTCATCCAAAGTTAAAGATTATGTTTTCATTGTACGCGATGGCGAGAATGGAGTCGATTTGGGGGGAAGATTGTTTGGAATTTAAGCCAGAGAGATGGATTTCAGAACGAGGGACGATTAAACATGAGCCATCATACAAGTTTTTGGCTTTTAATGCTGGACCAAGAACTTGTCTTGGTAAAGAAGTGGCTTTCACTCAAATGAAGGCTGTGGCTGCTGCTATTATTCACAATTATCAAGTTGAACTTGTTAAAGGGCACATTGTTGAACCAAATGCTTCTATTATTCTCTACATGAGACATGGTTTTAAAGTTAGGATTAATAAGAGGTGGACTTAA